GGACCGATAACATCATCCGTTGATCGTTTCGAGTTCAAGATTAAAGGCAAAGGTGCACATGCTGCAAAACCTGAACAAGGTAAGGATCCAGTCATTGTTTTAGGACAACTTATTAACAGTATTCAATCGATAGTGAGTCGTAATTTGGCAGCGTTTGACAATGCCGTAGTAACTATAGGTGAAATTTCTTCAGGTAATACGTGGAATGTAATTGCAGACGAAGCTTATGTACAAGGTACTGTACGTTCATTTGATCAAACAGTCCGTCAAAAAATTGAAGATAGAATGAAGCAAATAGGTGACGGTTTAGCACAAGCGTTTGATTTAGAAATTGAAACATTTTATCATCGCGTTACGGCAGCCGTAAGTAATGATACTAAACTTACTAATGATGCAGTTGAAGTTGCGAAAGAAGTGGGTTACGACGTAACAATAATGGATTCACCTTTGACTATAGGTGAAGACTTCTCTGGATACTCAACATATTATCCTAGTGTCTTTGCGTTTATCGGCTCAAATAGTCAATATGATTTACATCATCCTAAATTTGATCCCGATGAAAGAATATTAGAAACTGTACCTGATTATTTTATTACTTTTATTAATAAACTATTCGATGAGATATAATTTATCGTTAATAATGTGTAACATATAGACCTTCTTGGGTATTTAATATTATAACTTGATTTAAAGGAGTTTTAATTATGCCAAATACAGATCCAAGAAGTAAATATTCTAACGCAGATTTTCCTAAACAAGAACAACCTATCCCAGGGTTACAGAGCAAATTAAATCCTCAACCCGATTGTGGAGAAACATCATATACGGGTCATGATAGATTATTAGATTATAAAATATTAGTTACAGGTGGAGATTCGGCTATAGGTCGTGCCGCAGCTATCGCTTATGCGAAAGAAGGGGCAGATGTAGCTATTAATTATCTACCTGCCGAAGAAGAAGATGCACAACAAGTTAAGCAAGTAATTGAACAAGCCGGAAGGAAGGCTGTGTTAATTCCAGGTGATTTAAGAAATGAACATTTTAATTACGAGTTAATTGAACAAGCACATGATCAATTAGGCGGTTTAGATAATTTAACAATTGTAGCAGGGCATCAACAGTACCATGACAATATTAAAGGTTTCGATACAGTATCATTTACTGAAACATTTGAAACCAACGTATACCCTATATTTTGGTTAGTTCAAAAAGCAGTAGATTACTTAAATCCTGGCGCTACGATTACAACAACTTCATCAGTACAGGGGTACAATCCTAGTCCGATTTTACACGACTATGCAGCTTCAAAAGCCGCAATTATATCATTAACAAAAAGTCTATCTGAGGAATTAGGTGGACGAGGTATTAGGGTTAATTGTGTTGCCCCTGGTCCATTCTGGTCACCGTTACAAATTTCTGGTGGTCAACCTCAAGAAAAGATACCTCATTTTGGGCAAAAAGAAGTATTAGGTAGAGCGGGACAACCAGTAGAACTAGCCGGCACCTATGTACATTTAGCAGCTGAAGAGTCTAGTTATACGACAGGACAAGTTTATGGTGTTACTGGTGGTACGCAATTAGATTAATAGACTTATAATAAACTGAGTGGCGGTTACGCTTTAACATTAATGTATGTTTTGAGCAGTCGCTATAGCTTTACTAAACTACTTATACTTAGTAAGGTTAAGGCATGAAATCGCAAAGAACTTTAATGACAGTAGCTGACTGAATTGAAAATACACTCGAGTATTTGTTTTTTAAACTCAAGTTAACTTTGTTGGGGCAGGACAATGAAACCTAATTTTTATTAGATTTATGTCTTGCTCCTTTAATATGTAAAGGAGTATGATCATGAAACAATTTAAACCAGAAAACTTATCAAAAAAGCAAAACTATAAATTATTAAGTGGCAGTGTTATTCCTAGACCTATTGCTTTTGTTACAACTAAAGATGGAGCGGGAAATGTTAACGGTGCACCGTTTAGTTTTTTTAATGTCGTTAATAGTGCACCCCCAATGATCATGATTTCAACTGCCAGAAATAATGGTAAACGTAAAGACACATCATTAAATATAGAAGAAACGGAAAATTTTGTTGTTCATATTACTGACGATAGTAATGTTGAAGACATTAATTTGACAGCGGCACCTTTAGAAAAAGGTCAAAATGAACTGGAACGTACTAAAATGGAGCTTATAAATTCAACTATTGTTGACGCACCAAGTGTTAAACAGGTGAAAGTACGTATGGAATGTAAATTAGCACAAATTATTCATTTGGGAGACGAACTTGAAGGTTCAGATTTAATCATTGGTGAGGTTGTAATGTTTCATGTAGATGATCAAGTATATTTTGGCGATAGTAAAATTAATGCCAATCACTTACAACCAGTCGGTAGACTATCTGGTAATGATTACGCTCGTTTAGGTGAAAAATTTACCATTCAACGACCAACTGAATAAAAATCATGACACCTTTAAATAACAGGTAATTAGAGACGATTTGACTTGTGCTTATAAATATTGTAACGTATATACGAATTTATTTAACTTATTTATAGAAATGGTATAACGATAGTTTCAATACTTAGCAATATGTATTTAAGTATGCCAATTTCAGTTGTGAATAGTGTTGCTATTACGGATGAGTAGAATTAACTATACACTCTTTTCTTCAACATCAAGAAAAGAGTTTTTTATTTTTAGGAGAGTAGATTGAATATGAAAAAGACGCAAAAAGGTAGTGTGTGGGCATTATCTCCATTGGTGTTATTTGTCTTACTTTTTTTAGGTGTAGGGTTAGTTACTGGTGATTTTACAACAATGCCTCTTAACGTTGCTATAGTGATTGCCTCAATATTTGGCTTGCTATTATATAGGAAAGAACCATTTACAAAAAAAGTCGAGGTATTTACTAAAGGTGCAGGTCATTCAAATATTGTATTAATGATGATAATCTTTATTTTGGCAGGTGCATTTTCTCAAACTACAGAAGACATGGGTGGTGTTAAATCGACTGTTAATCTGGGCTTGACGTTAATACCAGAAAATTTATTGATTGTCGGACTATTTATTATTTGTATGTTTGTTTCTATATCTATGGGTACTTCTGTAGGTACAGTGGCAGCTATCGCCCCGGTAGGATTTGGATTGAGCCAAGCAACAGACGTTCCTACTGCATTAACGATGGCTACTGTAGTTGGTGGTGCAATGTTTGGCGATAATTTATCGATGATTTCTGATACGACTATTGCTGCCGTACGTACACAAAAGACTAAGATGAGCGATAAATTTAAAGTTAATTTTAAAATTGTCTTACCAGGTGCTATTCTTACAATTATTGTATTGTGGTTTATGACGCATGGTACACATATAGACAGTACGAAAAATTATGACTTTAATATTATTAAAGTCATCCCTTATTTATTAGTATTAATATTAGCGCTTGTGGGTGTTAATGTAATACTTGTATTGATTGGTGGTACAGTGTTATCGGCGATTATAGGTTTAATAGATGGCTCATTTAATTGGACACAGCTATTAAAATCGATTTCTAAAGGTATCACAGGTATGGAAGATATTGCTATGATAGCTTTATTAATAGGGGGACTGGTAGCGCTGATTGAATATTATGGCGGTATTGCTTGG
The genomic region above belongs to Staphylococcus durrellii and contains:
- a CDS encoding SDR family oxidoreductase; amino-acid sequence: MPNTDPRSKYSNADFPKQEQPIPGLQSKLNPQPDCGETSYTGHDRLLDYKILVTGGDSAIGRAAAIAYAKEGADVAINYLPAEEEDAQQVKQVIEQAGRKAVLIPGDLRNEHFNYELIEQAHDQLGGLDNLTIVAGHQQYHDNIKGFDTVSFTETFETNVYPIFWLVQKAVDYLNPGATITTTSSVQGYNPSPILHDYAASKAAIISLTKSLSEELGGRGIRVNCVAPGPFWSPLQISGGQPQEKIPHFGQKEVLGRAGQPVELAGTYVHLAAEESSYTTGQVYGVTGGTQLD
- a CDS encoding amidohydrolase: MPDFKDYVQWRRHFHQYPEVSKNEHETTKKLKEILTSYDIKVLDLPLETGLIAEVGQGEAFVAVRSDIDALPITEQVDHAFKSTNNGAMHACGHDIHMASVLAVATKLKEREANLKGRVRLLFQPAEEVGFGALKFVETGALEGVKAVLGYHNFPTLNIGEFMVKSGPITSSVDRFEFKIKGKGAHAAKPEQGKDPVIVLGQLINSIQSIVSRNLAAFDNAVVTIGEISSGNTWNVIADEAYVQGTVRSFDQTVRQKIEDRMKQIGDGLAQAFDLEIETFYHRVTAAVSNDTKLTNDAVEVAKEVGYDVTIMDSPLTIGEDFSGYSTYYPSVFAFIGSNSQYDLHHPKFDPDERILETVPDYFITFINKLFDEI
- a CDS encoding flavin reductase family protein translates to MKQFKPENLSKKQNYKLLSGSVIPRPIAFVTTKDGAGNVNGAPFSFFNVVNSAPPMIMISTARNNGKRKDTSLNIEETENFVVHITDDSNVEDINLTAAPLEKGQNELERTKMELINSTIVDAPSVKQVKVRMECKLAQIIHLGDELEGSDLIIGEVVMFHVDDQVYFGDSKINANHLQPVGRLSGNDYARLGEKFTIQRPTE
- a CDS encoding Na+/H+ antiporter NhaC family protein, which encodes MKKTQKGSVWALSPLVLFVLLFLGVGLVTGDFTTMPLNVAIVIASIFGLLLYRKEPFTKKVEVFTKGAGHSNIVLMMIIFILAGAFSQTTEDMGGVKSTVNLGLTLIPENLLIVGLFIICMFVSISMGTSVGTVAAIAPVGFGLSQATDVPTALTMATVVGGAMFGDNLSMISDTTIAAVRTQKTKMSDKFKVNFKIVLPGAILTIIVLWFMTHGTHIDSTKNYDFNIIKVIPYLLVLILALVGVNVILVLIGGTVLSAIIGLIDGSFNWTQLLKSISKGITGMEDIAMIALLIGGLVALIEYYGGIAWLLNFIRSKVKSKRDAEFGIAGLVSVADIATANNTISILMAGTLAKDISDEFDVDPRKSASILDIFASCFQGFVPYSPQLIAAAGVANLSPIALMGYSFYPILLGICGLIAIFFKLPKLNHKNQNKTVH